The Candidatus Nanopelagicales bacterium genome contains a region encoding:
- a CDS encoding c-type cytochrome has protein sequence MNTLTATRRHRAAAPILVLLALALVGVIYAAVGSATSAQAAGDQKALDAQIAAGQKLFVEGCSSCHGLAAQGGPAAPTLIGVGSAAVDFQISTGRMPLAAPQAQAPSKQVIYSDEETAAIAAYIGSLAPGPQIPTAEQLNYEGANLAEGGELFRTNCSQCHNFAGAGGALSNGAYGPNLRDATPKQIYEAMLTGPENMPVFSNDTLTTENKQAIIKYIQNMKTETSYGGWSVGRLGPVSEGLVAWLVALGGLIAVAVWIGAKVR, from the coding sequence GTGAACACTCTGACGGCAACTCGCAGGCATCGCGCCGCAGCGCCAATTCTGGTCCTGCTCGCCCTTGCCCTCGTGGGCGTCATTTACGCAGCGGTGGGCTCAGCTACCTCCGCGCAGGCCGCTGGCGACCAAAAAGCCCTCGATGCCCAAATCGCCGCGGGCCAGAAGCTCTTCGTCGAGGGGTGTTCAAGTTGTCACGGCCTCGCGGCCCAGGGTGGCCCCGCAGCACCGACTCTGATCGGTGTCGGCTCCGCAGCCGTGGACTTCCAGATTTCCACCGGTCGGATGCCACTGGCCGCTCCGCAAGCACAGGCGCCGAGCAAGCAGGTCATCTACTCCGACGAAGAAACCGCCGCAATTGCCGCCTACATCGGCTCACTGGCGCCAGGCCCGCAGATCCCGACTGCGGAGCAACTCAACTATGAGGGTGCCAACCTCGCCGAGGGTGGCGAATTGTTCCGTACCAACTGCTCGCAGTGCCACAACTTCGCCGGCGCTGGTGGGGCACTGTCCAACGGCGCCTATGGACCGAACCTGCGCGACGCGACGCCCAAGCAAATCTACGAAGCCATGCTCACCGGACCCGAGAACATGCCGGTGTTCAGCAACGACACCCTCACGACTGAGAACAAGCAGGCCATCATCAAGTACATCCAGAACATGAAGACGGAGACCAGCTATGGCGGGTGGTCAGTAGGCCGCCTCGGCCCAGTCTCTGAGGGCCTCGTTGCCTGGCTGGTTGCACTTGGTGGGCTCATTGCCGTGGCTGTGTGGATTGGAGCGAAGGTTCGATGA
- a CDS encoding ubiquinol-cytochrome c reductase cytochrome b subunit produces the protein MSAVMDRAGEAVNNLDERLTIGNWAKRNLRKVFPDHWTFMFGEMALYSFIILLLSGIYLSLWFKPSMTEVIYNGSYVPLKGLAMSEAYKTSLDISFDVRGGLLLRQIHHWSAMVFIAAMSIHVMRVFFTGAFRKPREINWSIGVLLLTLGFVEGFAGYSLPDDLLSGTGLRIAQGIMLSIPVVGSYVSFFAFGGEFPGDIFISRLYGIHILLLPGIILALITAHMLIVWYQKHTQYPGKGKTNDNVVGYPFMPVYMAKAGGFFFVVFGVVVAVSGLVTINPIWAYGPYVPDQITAGSQPDWYMGWLEGALRAMPNWETVLWGHTISWNVLIPGALVLGIILTLMALYPFIEAKATGDKREHHLLDRPRNAPTRTALGAMALSFYLMLLIGGGNDVIAHAFDLSINAITWFIRIGIFIIPALVFVVTKRTCLSLQHRDREKLLHGRETGSIMRLPTGEFTEIHAPVNANEKAVILSKVDIAPLPWPEKTDENGVKQPGYASAKRTARLSHWFFQDNVPRPTQEEIAAAEAHILHGAAEGQAIIEHHEQLEPEGGVMHDPSAEPVNK, from the coding sequence ATGAGTGCAGTAATGGATCGCGCTGGCGAGGCCGTCAACAATCTCGATGAGCGACTGACGATAGGAAACTGGGCCAAGCGAAACCTGCGCAAGGTCTTCCCGGATCACTGGACATTCATGTTCGGCGAGATGGCCCTCTACAGCTTCATCATTCTGCTGCTTTCCGGCATCTACCTGTCGTTGTGGTTCAAGCCTTCGATGACCGAGGTCATCTACAACGGCTCCTACGTCCCGCTTAAGGGCCTGGCAATGTCCGAGGCCTACAAGACGAGCCTGGACATTTCGTTTGACGTCCGCGGCGGGCTACTCCTTCGCCAGATCCATCACTGGTCGGCGATGGTCTTCATCGCTGCGATGTCGATCCACGTTATGCGCGTGTTCTTCACGGGCGCATTCCGCAAGCCCCGCGAGATCAACTGGAGCATTGGCGTCCTGCTGCTCACACTCGGCTTCGTCGAGGGTTTCGCCGGTTACTCCCTGCCCGACGACCTGCTCTCCGGAACGGGTCTACGCATCGCGCAGGGCATCATGCTCTCGATCCCGGTCGTCGGAAGCTACGTCTCCTTCTTCGCATTCGGTGGCGAGTTCCCCGGCGACATCTTCATATCCCGGCTTTACGGCATTCACATACTTCTGCTGCCAGGAATAATCCTGGCACTCATCACGGCGCACATGCTCATCGTCTGGTACCAGAAGCACACCCAGTACCCAGGCAAGGGCAAGACCAACGACAACGTGGTCGGCTACCCCTTCATGCCGGTCTACATGGCCAAGGCGGGTGGCTTCTTCTTCGTCGTCTTCGGTGTCGTCGTGGCTGTTTCCGGACTGGTAACCATCAACCCGATTTGGGCATACGGGCCATACGTTCCCGACCAGATCACGGCTGGTTCGCAACCCGACTGGTACATGGGTTGGCTGGAAGGTGCCCTGCGCGCCATGCCCAACTGGGAGACCGTGCTCTGGGGCCACACCATCAGTTGGAACGTCCTGATACCCGGCGCCTTGGTGCTTGGCATCATTCTGACCTTAATGGCCCTTTATCCATTCATTGAGGCCAAGGCGACCGGCGACAAGCGCGAGCACCACCTGCTGGACCGCCCGCGCAACGCTCCGACCCGGACCGCGCTCGGTGCCATGGCGCTTTCGTTCTACCTCATGCTGCTGATCGGCGGCGGCAACGACGTCATCGCCCACGCATTCGACCTCTCGATCAACGCAATCACTTGGTTCATTCGAATAGGCATTTTCATAATCCCCGCACTGGTATTTGTCGTCACCAAGCGAACCTGCCTGAGCCTGCAACACCGTGACCGCGAGAAGTTGCTCCATGGCCGCGAGACCGGCAGCATCATGCGGCTACCCACCGGCGAGTTCACCGAAATCCATGCCCCGGTCAATGCCAACGAGAAGGCGGTGATCCTGTCCAAGGTGGACATCGCTCCCCTCCCCTGGCCGGAAAAGACAGACGAGAATGGCGTCAAGCAGCCTGGCTACGCCAGCGCAAAGCGAACCGCACGACTGTCGCACTGGTTCTTCCAGGACAACGTTCCCAGGCCAACACAGGAGGAGATCGCAGCTGCGGAGGCTCACATCCTCCATGGGGCGGCCGAAGGTCAAGCGATCATTGAGCACCACGAACAGCTCGAACCCGAAGGTGGCGTCATGCACGATCCGAGCGCAGAGCCGGTCAACAAGTAG
- a CDS encoding L,D-transpeptidase family protein, whose amino-acid sequence MALSTKRRTVAIIGAGVGSLLAVSGCSAISGALGADPVITVSPAPQGAPAPASEPVTVKVEHGKLTDVAVKTGAGKRLVGSMNAEQTVWTSNADSLKYGTRYAVKAEAEGNSGKPTLYSESFKTVNPDQLVTAQFAYFSNGATVGVGMPGRIEFSSPVKNRAEVEKRLRITASNTVVGAWSWDKDRTAVTFRPETYWPAKTKVSIEAPLKGVELSPGTFGTNDLNGGFSTGSATILTVNAATHQLRVVRDGKLVRKIPVTTGKSGFETRSGIVPIMAKEGTVVMDAASGGTPQGSSEYYRLTVNYSMRITPSGEYLHAAPWSEGSQGYANTSHGCVGMSTTNASWLFDYAKVGDVVVVKNTGRQQDLGNGITQWNVSWDKWLARSETGPQTIGPDGASSAAA is encoded by the coding sequence GTGGCTTTATCAACAAAGCGCCGCACGGTCGCCATCATCGGCGCCGGCGTAGGCAGCCTGTTGGCCGTATCGGGATGCAGCGCTATCAGCGGCGCTCTCGGTGCCGATCCCGTCATCACCGTCTCGCCAGCGCCGCAGGGGGCACCCGCGCCCGCGTCCGAGCCGGTCACCGTCAAGGTCGAGCATGGCAAATTGACCGATGTCGCAGTCAAGACCGGGGCAGGCAAGCGACTCGTTGGCTCAATGAATGCCGAACAGACAGTGTGGACATCGAATGCAGACTCGCTGAAGTACGGCACCCGGTATGCCGTGAAGGCGGAGGCTGAAGGCAATTCCGGGAAACCGACTTTGTATTCGGAGAGCTTCAAGACCGTCAATCCTGACCAACTAGTGACCGCTCAGTTCGCATACTTCAGCAATGGTGCGACGGTCGGTGTCGGCATGCCCGGGCGAATCGAGTTCAGCAGCCCGGTCAAGAACCGAGCGGAAGTCGAAAAGCGCCTGCGCATCACCGCAAGTAACACCGTGGTCGGTGCTTGGAGTTGGGACAAGGATCGAACGGCTGTCACGTTCCGACCGGAGACGTACTGGCCAGCCAAGACCAAGGTATCGATTGAGGCCCCGCTGAAGGGCGTAGAGCTCAGTCCGGGCACTTTCGGTACTAACGACCTTAACGGAGGCTTCAGCACCGGCTCAGCGACGATTCTGACCGTCAATGCGGCCACTCACCAGCTCCGGGTCGTCCGAGACGGCAAACTCGTCCGCAAGATTCCGGTGACGACTGGCAAGTCGGGCTTCGAGACTCGATCTGGAATCGTCCCGATCATGGCCAAGGAAGGCACCGTCGTCATGGACGCCGCCTCCGGTGGCACGCCGCAGGGAAGCTCGGAGTACTACCGGCTGACAGTCAACTACTCCATGCGCATCACGCCGAGCGGGGAGTACCTGCACGCAGCACCGTGGTCCGAAGGCTCCCAGGGCTACGCCAACACCAGCCACGGCTGCGTTGGTATGAGCACGACCAACGCGTCCTGGCTATTCGATTACGCCAAGGTTGGTGACGTCGTGGTGGTCAAGAACACCGGTCGGCAGCAGGACCTCGGCAACGGAATCACCCAGTGGAACGTCTCGTGGGACAAGTGGCTGGCTCGCTCCGAGACCGGTCCACAGACCATTGGGCCAGACGGGGCCAGCAGCGCGGCCGCCTAA
- a CDS encoding Rieske 2Fe-2S domain-containing protein, with product MSDTPSDNTTLDTEAAAAAGDQVVLPDHHPRRTDFDPRAAKRAERQISMMFGLSAVFTILFVVAFVMIPTDQSVRVPFLGPLGASNVALGVTFGLATFLIGAGMIQWAKKLMADKEVVQQRHSLRSSDEGREGAIAEFEAGVADSGFASRRILRRSLLGAMALFPIPLVVMLRDLGPLPEDKLATTMWRPGMRVVLDITGAPIRPSDIPVGGIVSAMPDGLPAVQQAAGTQNERAKAVVLLVRMNPDEILSQQGGTDAEPWDYQGIMCFSKICTHVGCPIALYEQRTHHLLCPCHQSTFDLADSANVVFGPAARSLPQLPIKLDLEGYIVAQDGFNQPVGPSYWERA from the coding sequence ATGAGCGACACCCCATCCGACAACACGACGCTGGATACCGAAGCGGCGGCGGCCGCTGGCGACCAGGTAGTACTCCCAGACCACCACCCTCGGCGCACCGACTTTGATCCACGGGCCGCCAAGCGCGCGGAGCGCCAAATCTCCATGATGTTCGGGCTTTCAGCTGTCTTCACGATCCTCTTCGTCGTCGCATTCGTGATGATCCCGACCGACCAGTCTGTCCGCGTCCCCTTCCTGGGTCCCCTCGGTGCCAGCAACGTCGCGCTCGGCGTGACTTTCGGCCTGGCAACGTTCCTCATCGGCGCCGGAATGATCCAGTGGGCCAAGAAGCTCATGGCCGACAAGGAGGTCGTGCAGCAACGTCACTCGCTGCGGTCCTCCGACGAGGGTCGAGAAGGCGCCATTGCGGAGTTCGAGGCCGGCGTCGCCGATTCTGGCTTTGCCAGCCGCCGCATCCTGCGCCGTTCCCTACTCGGCGCGATGGCGCTCTTCCCGATCCCGCTGGTCGTCATGTTGCGCGATCTCGGCCCGCTGCCGGAGGACAAGCTCGCGACGACCATGTGGCGACCGGGAATGCGGGTTGTCCTCGACATCACCGGAGCGCCCATCCGTCCGTCGGATATTCCGGTCGGCGGCATCGTTTCGGCCATGCCGGACGGCCTGCCCGCCGTTCAGCAAGCGGCTGGAACCCAGAATGAGCGGGCCAAGGCAGTCGTGCTGCTGGTCCGAATGAACCCAGACGAGATCCTCTCCCAGCAAGGTGGAACAGACGCTGAACCTTGGGATTACCAGGGCATCATGTGCTTCTCCAAGATCTGCACCCACGTCGGTTGCCCCATCGCCCTCTACGAACAGCGCACTCACCATTTGCTCTGCCCGTGCCACCAGTCGACCTTCGACTTGGCGGACTCGGCGAATGTGGTCTTCGGACCAGCTGCGCGGTCCTTGCCACAACTGCCAATCAAGCTTGATCTGGAGGGCTATATAGTCGCCCAGGACGGCTTCAACCAGCCAGTCGGCCCGAGTTACTGGGAGCGTGCATGA
- a CDS encoding cytochrome c oxidase subunit 4 — protein sequence MKIEGKLFAYGSAFYLLLCAIYGVWSKDPTGIVLLLFTGALAFLVAFFILHTARRVFPRPEDMPDADQSDADLDYGFYSPHSWWPLPLAASTAVIAFGIAFAAWIVVAGVAFLMLSLVGLVFEYYRGDHAH from the coding sequence GTGAAGATCGAGGGCAAGCTCTTCGCCTATGGCAGTGCGTTCTATCTGCTGCTGTGCGCGATCTACGGCGTGTGGTCCAAGGACCCGACTGGCATTGTTTTGTTGTTGTTCACCGGCGCGCTGGCCTTTCTTGTCGCCTTCTTCATCCTGCACACCGCGCGCAGGGTGTTTCCGCGGCCGGAAGACATGCCGGATGCCGACCAGAGTGATGCGGACCTTGACTACGGCTTCTACAGCCCACATTCCTGGTGGCCACTGCCACTGGCAGCGTCGACTGCGGTCATCGCCTTCGGGATCGCCTTCGCCGCCTGGATCGTGGTGGCTGGCGTGGCGTTCCTGATGCTGAGCCTGGTGGGATTGGTGTTCGAGTATTACCGCGGCGACCACGCCCACTAG
- the ctaD gene encoding cytochrome c oxidase subunit I, which yields MGRTVIKWVTTTDHKVIGNLYFITAMFFFFVGGILALFLRAELTAPGTQFLSNEQYNQIFTMHGTIMLLLFATPLFSGFANALMPLQIGAPDVAFPRLNMFAYWLYLFGALVVAFSIFTPGGAADFGWTAYAPLSSAVYSPSSGGDLWFLGLTLGGLGTILGAVNFMTTIFCMRAPGMTMFRMPIFTWTVLLTSVLVLVAFPVLAASLIVMEVDRKFGSLVFAPENGGAILWQHLFWFFGHPEVYILALPFFGICSEIIPVFSRKPIFGYKGLVFATIAIAGLSVAVWAHHMYVTGAVLLPFFAIMTMLIAVPTGVKFFNWIGTMWRGSISFETPMLWTMGFLVTFLFGGLTGVILAAPPLDFPVSDTYFVVAHFHYVIFGTVTFLMFAGFFFWWPKFTGRMLDERLGKLQFWLLFVGFQTTFLIQHWLGVQGMPRRYADYLPSDNFQTMNVVSTIGAIILGISFLPFLYNVYKTWRHAPLVEVDDPWGWGGSLEWATSCPPPRHNFDSLPPIRSERPAFDLHHPELAPKNMPKGAKVVTAATAPAGSAAGEVDAS from the coding sequence ATGGGCCGAACCGTGATCAAGTGGGTCACGACAACAGACCACAAGGTGATCGGCAACCTCTACTTCATCACCGCGATGTTCTTCTTCTTCGTGGGTGGGATCCTGGCCCTATTCCTCCGGGCCGAGTTGACGGCACCGGGGACTCAATTCCTTTCGAACGAGCAGTACAACCAGATCTTCACCATGCACGGCACGATCATGCTGTTGCTCTTTGCGACCCCGCTGTTCTCCGGTTTCGCGAATGCCTTGATGCCGCTGCAGATTGGCGCACCGGATGTGGCCTTCCCGCGTTTGAACATGTTTGCCTACTGGCTGTACCTGTTCGGTGCCCTGGTTGTGGCCTTCAGCATCTTCACGCCGGGTGGTGCCGCCGACTTCGGGTGGACTGCATATGCGCCGCTATCGTCGGCTGTGTATTCGCCGTCGTCGGGTGGCGACCTCTGGTTCCTCGGACTGACGCTTGGTGGTCTCGGCACGATCCTTGGCGCGGTCAACTTCATGACCACGATCTTCTGCATGCGCGCGCCGGGCATGACCATGTTCCGGATGCCAATCTTCACCTGGACCGTGCTTCTCACGAGCGTGCTGGTCCTGGTTGCCTTCCCGGTCTTGGCCGCCTCGCTGATCGTGATGGAGGTCGACCGCAAGTTCGGTTCTCTTGTCTTCGCACCGGAGAACGGTGGAGCAATCCTCTGGCAGCACTTGTTCTGGTTCTTCGGTCACCCGGAGGTCTATATTCTGGCGTTGCCGTTCTTCGGCATCTGTAGCGAGATCATTCCGGTCTTCAGTCGCAAGCCGATCTTCGGCTACAAGGGTTTGGTGTTCGCCACAATCGCGATCGCTGGCCTGTCCGTCGCGGTATGGGCCCACCACATGTACGTGACTGGCGCCGTCCTGCTTCCGTTCTTCGCCATCATGACGATGTTGATCGCGGTACCGACCGGCGTGAAGTTCTTCAACTGGATCGGCACGATGTGGCGCGGGTCGATCTCGTTTGAGACGCCCATGCTGTGGACCATGGGCTTCCTGGTGACGTTCCTCTTCGGCGGCCTCACAGGCGTCATTCTGGCTGCACCGCCGTTGGACTTCCCGGTCTCGGATACGTACTTCGTCGTGGCTCACTTCCACTACGTGATCTTCGGAACTGTCACCTTCCTCATGTTCGCCGGCTTCTTCTTCTGGTGGCCCAAGTTCACCGGGCGCATGCTCGACGAGCGCCTGGGCAAATTGCAGTTCTGGTTGCTTTTCGTTGGCTTCCAGACGACGTTCCTCATCCAGCACTGGCTCGGTGTGCAGGGGATGCCGCGGCGCTACGCCGATTACTTGCCCAGCGACAACTTCCAGACCATGAACGTGGTGTCGACGATCGGCGCGATCATCCTCGGCATTTCCTTCCTGCCATTCCTGTACAACGTGTACAAGACGTGGCGGCACGCACCTCTGGTGGAGGTGGATGACCCGTGGGGTTGGGGTGGATCGCTGGAGTGGGCGACAAGCTGCCCGCCACCGCGGCACAACTTCGATTCGCTGCCGCCCATCCGCTCGGAGCGTCCAGCATTCGACCTCCACCATCCCGAGTTGGCCCCCAAGAACATGCCCAAGGGCGCCAAAGTAGTGACAGCCGCAACTGCACCCGCCGGATCTGCCGCGGGCGAGGTGGATGCCTCGTGA